One window from the genome of Drosophila albomicans strain 15112-1751.03 unplaced genomic scaffold, ASM965048v2 utg000102l_pilon, whole genome shotgun sequence encodes:
- the LOC117577239 gene encoding ankyrin repeat and KH domain-containing protein 1-like, with amino-acid sequence MGRSWRFVGRRRDRGRGRSSGGNSGGYLDVVNVLLSHGASLNEHNVVGRTPLMKAACGGHVEVAKVLLERGASINTRSNEHNESALSVASYKGHPELVYILLEAGADDLNFALSAASKGGQVAVVELLLEYGAEINSSTFPLPSPLECAISNSHLDVTTLPIEAGGNINGAISNGNTYLMMAAGKGDQRMVELILGYGAAVDAEMENGETALMISCKKGHTVAASVLLSYGANVEHMTADKRTPLMEASRAGHFTTANLLIEKGARK; translated from the exons ATGGGTCGCTCGTGGCGGTTTGTTGGGCGGAGGCGAGACAGAGGTAGGGGAAGAAGCAGTGGTGGTAACTCGGGCGGTTATCTTGATGTGGTAAATGTACTGCTAAGCCACGGCGCTAGCTTGAATGAGCACAATGTGGTTGGACGTACACCGCTGATGAAGGCCGCATGTGGCGGGCATGTGGAAGTAGCCAAG GTGCTTCTCGAGCGTGGAGCAAGCATCAACACCCGCTCCAATGAGCACAACGAGAGTGCATTGTCAGTGGCTAGTTACAAGGGTCATCCCGAATTGGTGTATATCCTACTGGAAGCTGGCGCTGATGATTTGAACTTCGCTCTTTCAGCGGCTTCAAAAGGTGGCCAAGTGGCAGTAGTGGAGTTATTATTAGAATACGGAGCGGAAATCAATAGTTCCACCTTTCCACTGCCATCGCCGCTGGAATGTGCAATTTCCAATAGTCACCTTGACGTTACCACTTTGCCCATTGAGGCCGGCGGCAACATTAATGGGGCCATTTCAAATGGCAACACATATCTAATGATGGCAGCTGGCAAGGGGGACCAGAGAATGGTGGAATTGATATTGGGTTACGGTGCGGCTGTGGATGCAGAGATGGAAAATGGAGAAACGGCGCTCATGATTTCGTGTAAGAAAGGACACACCGTTGCGGCTAGTGTGCTCCTATCTTATGGCGCTAATGTGGAGCATATGACGGCGGACAAACGTACGCCTCTTATGGAGGCTAGTCGTGCCGGCCACTTCACGACCGCGAACTTACTTATCGAGAAGGGCGCACGCAAGTAG